The following DNA comes from Centropristis striata isolate RG_2023a ecotype Rhode Island chromosome 3, C.striata_1.0, whole genome shotgun sequence.
acttaagcaagatatggtaacacttgattttgaaggtgtctacataagagtcacacaagcctgtcagaaacatgacatgacaagtatcatgagcattaatgatacttcaaagtgtcattaatgttcatgacacatcccatgtcatgtttatgacacgctcatgtcactcttatgaggacaccttagagtaaagtgttaccaatattagtgtcaacaataaaacagtgataaactaaactgataactaaacaatctccctctagctcttctttgctgggttcttatcggatgcctatgaatgtgtcaaattgtcaaagaaTGGATAATCTTAAagtggtaaaatcacatgatctgatcaactgaggatgtaggcgattttaccaaaGGTgcccggcgtcatgaggagatgatttaggcaaaaaaacaaaacaattttgacaaaaaatgacttaggcgattattttaacagtgtgacgaatgTAACACCAGGATGTCTCCTTAAACTCAGGAAACAACACAGAAACAACTGCGAAGGTAATCTAAAAGCTGGATTTTCATACCCAACATTGAGGTGGTCCACCAGAGCTTCTGTCAGACAGGTGGCTGCAGAAATAGCTTCACGCCTGCGTCTCTCTGCACGagtaaaaacatcaacacagaCAATATAACTGTGGACCTAAGAGGCCCTCTGACACTCTCATCTAGCTTTGTTTTTAGCATATGTTAGCATGATAGCTAACCAGCTAGCCAGACACTCACCCTGCTGCTCCTTCCGCTCATTTTGCTTCGCCTGGTGCTCCTTCAGTAGACGGGACAACATTTTAGTGGTCGTTTGAATGAATTCGCAACTGTTTATTTGGTTTTATCTAtccaaaaaacattgtttttcccAACAGTGCCGTTGGAGACGATATCAGCTGACAAGTGAAGCCTCTGTCACGGGACCAAGCTCGAGGACGACAGGAGTGGGCGTGCCCAAAAATGGCGTCTCGCATGCCGCCATTTGTCATCAtcaatgtaattttattttgtttgtgttattaattAACGCAGCGCACAGTGTAGGAACGAAACCAAATAGTAcacttgtgatttaaaaaacaattcaaagGCATATGAggactttaaattaatttaattatgaaCATTTGTTTTATGGTGATGTCAATATCAGTTTCAACGTCATTCCGTTgtaaccttcaaaataaaagtttaactaattaaaaacaatattataaatattgctACTCCTACTACTAACATGAAAATGTTCACTAAAATACCATAtaggaatatataaatataaataagaaatagaaaatagacTTGGGGGGGATAAAGGTAGCAAGATATTTTTCTCCAGGGAGGCTTTGGGCCTGTCATCTTGAATCATTCTGTAATGAAGTGTATGCAGCCACCTGACTGACAGCTCACTGAATGATTAATGTAAGTGATACAAGAGAAATATTGTGCTCAATTTGACACATCCATTGCAACATGAGGTGAAATAGTTTTTCCAGAGACAAAAAGGTGCCATGGATACACTTCATAACAGCCAATTAGGTTGCATCTTAGATCTATGATCCAGTCTAGTCAGACCAATTCATGAAAACTGAGCAACATCAGCCACTGATGAAGACCCTGTGGTTTTGTTTAAAGCTCCAGAAAAAGaaagttattattatacatttagtTTTGAAAGTTATTTTAAACTACTATTTTCAAGGCCAagaaaatattcaatttttaaattgtgcaaaAAGAGAGAAGATTACACATTGTCACATGCAAAAAAGTTTATTGTTCACAAGTTCTTGGTCATGCGACCTTCATCAGGTAAAACATCAAGTGACCTTCATCAGGTAAAACTTGAAGAAGGACACTTGATGTTTGCACGACCAAAATGtcataacactttattttgaaggtgtctacaaaagagtgacatgagcgtgtcataaagaTGACATGgggtattttatacagtctatgcatgggatgtgtcatgaacattaatgacactttgaagtaacattaatgctcatgatacttgtcatgtcatgtttctgacaggcttgtgtgactcttatgtagacaccttcaaaataaagtgttaccaaatcttgcttaagtcacaaaggcatgttaaaaaagtcatttatttctcttaagttacataatttacacaaagTGTTCTTACTATGCCATtaaccatcctttgttacatcctttttgagtgaaatgatcaataaatgtcgtatgttacacttttggtgaagttttttgtgtttcctgcaaaacttgagtTAGGCGAttgttttaacagggtgacgatatttgGGCTCTGTGGGGAtaatattttattctgaaaatctCGCACCGGAAAAGCCGATCTTGTTCTGGCTAGCGGAACACAAGGCTGCGCTGATGGCAGGCAGCTACCTGTCAACAACCTCGGCATAGCTGAAACTGAAGCCTGTGTGGCCCTTTGTCGTCTGCTTCTGTCAGGTAAGGTCATCTAGTCTTTCGCTGAATTAAATATGTGACATTTTCTCGACTGAACGATCGAAGCAGCTCAAGGAGCCGGGCGCTGTTAGCATTACTAGCCTTAGTTAATGGACGGTTAGCTAAAGCCTCGGTTGTTAGGACGGCGGCGAACAAAGTTGTCCCAAGTGGTGGAACTTCTCAGTTTCTCTCAGTTATTCACAACGATATTCACATTTTAGCTTATTTTACATTCAAGCAATATCATAGTCAAAATCGTTTCCTCATAAAAGGCTTGTGTTTGAAGTTGTCTCGATAACAAATCTCCTGCTGGCTAACGTCCTGCTAACCTGACAGATAAAGCTATTAAGCTACAGTTGTACTGCCTTCATGTTTCAGATAGCAGAGATTACGTCGTCTCTTTGACAACTTTATGTTACCACCATCtcaataataaattacatttacgTATCCTCCTTTATATAACATCTAAACTGTCTTCTTGTCCTGTCATAGCATgttgtcaaagattagcaaggAAGATTTAGTGAGACTTAAATTAGCAAAGTTAAGAATGGGATTTTCCGTTATGGAAGACACACGGCGGTTTCTTGAAATAGCTCAGATTAAACCGAAACACTGACGCTTATTTTTGTGAAGTATATCAGAACACTTAAATTATCTGAATTGCACATTAGGTGTAGAGTTTTAAAATACTGCTTAAGATGAGTTCGAGTCAGGCAATAATTAAAAGAGATGGTCTTTTAATGGGATTCTATAGTTGgaattatgttaaaatgtgcTCAGTTTACTCTAAATTCAAACTATAAAACATAGTAACATgaaatatttagcttttattatgGTCAATATATTGGGTTACATCTTTCAGTCAGTATCACTACAAACATACTCATTTAATAATTAAAGATATCTGAAACTATAATACAGACATTTTGCTTTACTGTAGTTAGATTGTCTCATCAATTCATACTTGCTACTGTATTTGGTGCTGCCTTTTTGAAAGACTTAGTTAAAAATGGATCAAAGTTTTAATCATAATTATACATGTGTTCAACCCTCCCAAAAAATCCCTTCTGTTTTCATTCCTTTAAGGGTCATCGTAACTGATGTTTGTAATACCTACACCAACTGAAACTGTAATATGTTTTTGACGGTTATGATGCTGTGAAAATCTCATACAATTGCAACTCTTGTCaaattgaatgtaaaattaaattagtgcaggttttttttggCTTGTGTGGCTTGTTAGTCTTTAGCCCATTATGGGAGAAGTGAGAGGCCTTACCTCCCGGACCCCCTGACCTGACACAAAGATGTTGTGTCAAGAGATGTGAGCTGGCAGGAAGAACCTCCTGTAGCCGTCCTTGTATTGTAATATGCACTGCTGCTTGACTGGCAGATCATAAAGAGGATTTGAGATTGTTTTCCATGATGCACAACAGTTTGTGCAGCATCCACTTTTCCACTACCATTTCTGATGGATCCAGTTTGATTCCCAGAACAGAGTCAGCCTTTCTGAAGAGAGTCTGTTTTGGTTAAAGGCTCTGATGCCACTACCCCAGCACATAACAGCAAAGAGAACTGTGCTTGTAACAACAGGATTTGCATTTTGTTGCACACATTAAAAGGGACCTGACTTTCCTCAGGAAGTAGAGTGTGCTCTTTCCTTAGCAACCCAATAGCCTAATCACTCTGTAAGTAGGTTACCTGCATAGACTGTTCCATGTTTACATATGATGTCATTGGTTGCAGTTGTTGCAGGTCCTTTCGGTGTAGCCAAAAAGGCTGCAGTGTTATGGATGAACCATGAAGGCCCAATTACAAGTCACAGGTAAGTTTTCAATTATTGCAAGAATTGTAAGTTTGTGTATCAACAGAACttagacacaaattgaaaagTGGATAGGCAGATAAGGCAGAGTGTTCAGTATCGTTTGACTTTGCATATGCTACAGGCTATTTAGTGTTGAGTTCCTATAGCGAAAACAGAGCTGTCATTAACTGTTGTGTGTGTTCAGTACAGGGAGGCTTCAGTAAGTGGTGatttatatgtatttgttcATGGTATAATTAAGTTGTAACtttattaaattcaacttattcaaataaattctgATCAAATTGACTGAAAGTTAAATGTATTACAATTTCACTGTGGTGTTTGCTCTAGTGCTTTCAGCCAAGCtcaaggaaaacaaaaagaacTGGTTTGGACCCAGCCCCTACGTTGAGGTAGCAGTGGATGGCCAGTCAAAAAGGACTGAAAAGTGCAACAACACTCACAGTCCCAAATGGAAGCAGGCTGTCACAGTGTGAGTACGACTTTTATGTTAGTCTTAGAGATGtacacaaaatgtttaattaagaAATCATGCccaatttaagaaaataaattaaataccaaAATtatcattgatattttttcacaGATATTCACAGTTGACTTCAGCATTAGTGCAGACCATCCTTAACCTTTTTATGATTTTGACTTGTCATTTGCtcacttttttaaagaattgtGACTCCGGTCAGCAAGCTGATCTTTCGGGTTTGGAGCCACCAGACACTGAAAGCAGACATACTGCTGGGAATGGCTATACTGGAGATCAGTGAGACCCTTAAAGCTAACGACCTGAAATGTGAGTTCACATTATTTTCTCCCTCCAAAGTTATATTCTTGTATTTCCTCAAGTcaaacaaacaactttattcTGTGAATCTTATTATAACACAGTTCACCTTTACCGGTatttgtcatttcaactttgGACATTGAAATAATGTGTTGTCCAAGGAGCAGAGTAAAGAGCTAATATGTCTAGGCTCTTGGGGTTCCCACAGAATATAATGATGTATTCAGGCTTAACTCCACATGgcttatttatttcaggataaTAAAAAGTTGTATCCCTTGTAATCCCATTTTTGTGTATCATGTCCATCAGCAGCATATTATGTTTGGCAGATGTTGCTCGCAGACTGTGCATACTTGTGTAAGAGTGCATATTTGCATCTGTTTGTTATGAGAGTGTTTTATTGGGCTTTGATAAGCTTAACAACCAAAATGCACAGTGCTCAGTAGGTTCTCTTTTCCCTGGGACACAGGCCTCACCTAATCATATGACCTTCTGCTTGCTTGGAGTCTGTTTACAGCCTAATGCAATGGCTCATTTCGGCATGTGCAAACCATGTGACATTAAAGTCTGGTCTGTATTCTTTATAGCTGCTTACTTTTCATTTGGCAATAGTAAACAAGGTTCTAAAAGCCTTGCTAGTAGCCCCTCGGGGCCATGCTGCTTTTTACACCCCATGAGACGAAAGTGTTGTGAGCTGACAGAGTCACTGTTACTGCCATCTGTAGAGCCTCATCCTTTCACCAGAAAGACTGAAAGCGGTAACCAAATACCCTGAGAATGAGACGATTATGAAGGGCCAGTGAGGGGGCCCTCCAAAGAAAAAATGTCTCTGAACTTTAATCTCTGATTTATCATTGGGAAAAACTATGCAAAGTAAAAAGtgatttctgctgcatctaGTGCATCCTTAGCatcatctgttttctttttgttgtgatGGGTCAATGCAGGTCTTTGTGTGATGAGTGTCCCTCAGGCATGATGTCAGTCTTGCAAATTCTAATCACCTGTTTAACTCTGCACTCTCCCCAGTATGTGAAGTGGTGCAGACACTGCAGCTGTGCTCTGACAGAGACCCTCGGGATGTTGTTGGTGACCTATCAGTCTGTCTAGACGGCATGCAGGTAGATGCAGAAACCTTTGCCGCAGCAGAGAAAGAACATGGTAAGCAACCACACATACATAGAAATTCACCATACTAGATCAAAGACAATGCATAGATTTGCAGAACTCTATTCTTTTTCAGTAGCTATATTTAATAGATTTTCCGTTCCTTTCTCAGTCATTTGTTATATAGTCATCAATAGTGAAAAATGCTGCTGCAGTGTCTATTTATTTGGACTCCTGATGTGTCTGCTGTTGACTAACAACAAAATGTTATGtagaaatatcaatatttttgagTAATTCAACTTACATGCTCGGAACGCCCTCTTTCTGAAATGACTGTGATATGCAAATGTTTCCCATCACGTGCCTAATTTTCCAAAGCCAACAAAATGAGCCAAGAGGAGGTGTGGAAGTGTTAAAAGACAACATACTGAAAGGTTATTATAGAATGTTTGCCTAATcatgcaaagaaaataaactgcTTACCCCAACTTGAAATTTGTTAattcaactgtaaaaaaaaaaaatccatcttcACACATCTTGTTCACAATTCTTGAATAACCAACTGTTGCTGTAACATCCTAAATGAttcaacaaaatgttttcactgtcatctttttctctgtcattcTAGTTGTTGTTCCAAAtggaaatgcaaaacaaaatggAGATGCTGGCAACAGGTTCAGTACATTTTTATCTACAGACCTATACATTGCTATACTTCTTTGTGCAAATCTTACTTTAGGAGTTTGGGGtgacaaaaacatctctcctatAAAAATACTCATTGTTATACCTGTAGAATAACTTCAGAAAATATCTTCATTCCCCAGGTCAAGCAGAGACACATCTCCCTCCAGTGACTCAGAGGAGTGGGTCATTGTGCCTAATGGTCATGCTGTCAATGGTACGGCTTCTCCTTCACGGTCTCCAGGTGGCTCCAACTCCTTGCGTCCTCCCAGACCAGCccgacctcctcctcctatgCCTCACAGACCAGCAGCCTCGCCAAGTAGGAAAAGCATAATATATCAAATACTTAACAATACACGTTAGCTACATTACATTAGCTATTCCAATTTGACATGTCCGTCCTTTTACATTcaccaattttttttcatgtactgAAATAGTGTGTGCATTGTGTTTAAAGCAAATACACCCCTGCAAATTAATTCACAGACTTAAAGGTTTTCCTTTCTGACATCCGCCTACTCCTCTCCCCAGCCTCTTCTAGCAGTTCCTCGCCGAGTGAGCTGAGTGAAGGTCCAGCTTCCGATGGCTCTTCTCAGGCGTCAGCTAGTGGGTGTTCAAATCAGCAGGATGACTCAGCTGCAGGGGCAGCAGGTTCTTCACAGACAGCAGGTGGGCCCAAACCAGGGACCTCTGCCCCTGCAGCTCCGGCCACAACAACTCCCAGAGTCGCACCTATGAGCAACGGCCCCTTACCACCAGGGTAAAAATACTACTGTTAACAGGCATATTACATTGTAGCCTTAGAAATGTctatctgtgttttattgtattatgtAGCAAGGTTTTAGGTATTTTAAAGAATTGTATTGTTTTCAGTGACCACATCAGTTTGCTTTACCTCTATCTGGTTGTCTTTGCTCATTCACCTGTCTCTGCAGGTGGGAGCAAAGGGTGGACCAGAACGGTCGGGTGTACTATGTAGACCACATTGAGAAAAGGACAACCTGGGAACGGCCTGACCCTCTGCCTACAGGGTACCAACACACTTTCATACTATGAATACCAACATGGTTCTTTCTCCGCTCTGTCGGCtgtgttataataatataaaatgatttCAGATTTGTACAGATATATCATAACTACTATTACTGTAGAgcttcactcttttttttttttttgttcatgctagctgtttttttttaaatttcatgtcAGTACCATGTTTACAATATTCAAAAATATTATGTCATTGTGTGTCAGTGTCATTCACTGTTTGGCCTCCATTGTCAACTTAGCACTGCcttctttttacttttcctCCCCTGTAGGTGGGAGCGCAGGGTGGATCCGATGGGTAGGGTGTACTATGTTGACCACATTACCCGAACTACTACGTGGCAACGCCCCACGCAGGAGTCGGTGCGTAACTATGAAGAGTGGCAGCACCAGCGCAGCCAACTGCAGGGAGCCATGCAGCAGTTTAACCAGAGGTTCATTTATGGGGTGAGAGTAATAATTGTATTACTTACTGGATTTGTTCCATTCACTGCCCCTGAAGCACAGCAAACAAACAGTCGAACaatgaaaacatttctgtcctaGTTTTTACCAGTACTTCACTGTTGTAATCAATGTCATGCaatattgataatttcatgttcaCGAAATAATATTCATATGTGCAGAACTGATCTTTTTAGTGAGCAGAGAGAAACTTTCCACATTCACCAGATGAATGTGGAAACTTCTTTTTAGTGTAAAATCCTGCACATACATCATTGTGCACAGTGAAACTTGAACATCCAAGTGAAATAACAAGCAGTATTAGTTTCTGTTGGTGTAAAACCAACCTAATATAGTAAATGTTTGGTTCTAAATGAAGTGACTCGTAAAACTTATACCACAGggaattatttttatgttcccAACCACCCTGTTGGTTTCCCAGCATAGAAACACTTTATTATAAACTGTCCCAGTCTTTGTAATTTCTTTCCAGAATTTAAATGTGTAGcatctgtctctgtttctcaATGTTTTTGATGTCTTAATTTGGCTCTCATGTCTGTAAGTGACTCAAAAGAGGAAGACTTTGCACCACTCCATATGATCTAATAATGAATGCCAAGACTTGTATGTTTTAAATCACATGGTTGAGGAAATTCAAAATGTTAACACCCACAGAGATAAGAATGCTATGTGGTCAATTCCACTTTCTTCATGATACATTTGAACTCCACTGCAGTTCTGTTTGCTTTAACAGAATGTAACAAAGGCAGCGTTTTAAGACTTGACATGTGTCCCACTTTCTCTCTGGCTCAGCTTCAAGACCAGCTGGCAGCCACGGCCAACAAAGAGTTTGACCCGCTGGGACCTCTGCCACATGGCTGGGGTAAATATCACTGGGCTTTATTTCAGTTGCAGTTACTGAAATGctagaaaaacacaataaatatgttaatatgAAATATGTGACGTTAATAGAAATGCATGGCACTGAACTGatactaaaatatttattaaatatgttttatgtcaGAGAAGAGAACGGACACCAATGGCAGAGTGTATTTTGTTCATCACCCAACTCGGACGACACAGTGGGAGGATCCCAGGACACAAGGGTGAGTGTGACTTGATACTGTCATACCTTTTATACTACTGTCTTTAAAAATGTTCAGCATGACTTAGCTGTagttatgttttatttcctctAAGAGGCGCTAATGTATCAACAACCTGCTCAGTTCGGGTATTTATAAGCCACTTAAGAGTAGAAAGTCTATGGAGAATGGAGTGACAAAAAATGCTCCTTTTTTAGGTTTTAGAATAAAAGGAATTAACTACCACTTTGAAGTAGGAAATTGGTTCTATCTAAGCaacataaattatatataactatcaatatacaaacaaataaaattaaaaaaataacaaagcaaGTCTTCTGTTTCGTTATGGACATATATAAATGATGCTTCTTTCTGTATATCTTGCTTTTTTGCACCTTTTCTCCGTAATTTTCTTCCTCAATTTCAACTGCAATgtgaattttgtgtgtttttatctcataGCAATTGCAATCGCAATTgtattaaatttttatttatgtgtttttgtattgttcAGGCTGCTGAATGACAAGCCTCTTCCAGAGGGTTGGGAGATGAGGTTCACTGTGGATGGTATTCCCTACTTTGTAGACCACAACAGGCGAACCACAACCTACATTGACCCTCGCACTGGCAAATCCTCACTGTAAGTTCTTCTTGAAAACGTCTCTTACAGGAAGAGGACTTCACATCATCTGCATTTATTAAACAGATACTTGTCCAGTGAGCTGTAGCCTGAAGATTCAGATTTATTTAACTTAGCTAGACACCCTGAAAGCAACCCCTTTGTTTGAGTCATTTGatttaatgttaatataaaACAGTGATCAACGCATGTTCACATACATTTTAATCAGTGGTGGTAGCTAATCAGATGATCCTCATTACAGTGATACCATAGTTGcataatttcattgtgaataaACAGTAACATGCTAAATGAGCTTGTTTCATGGAAATTGAAAGTGGTTATTCTTATCTGTTCCACAGTGAGAATGGACCACAGATAACCTATGTCAGGGACTTCAAAGCCAAAGTGCAATACTTCAGGTTCTGGTGTCAGGTATGTACTGCACAACAGGTGTTGAAATGCTTTATCTCACAAGTGGTGTATCATTCTTTATCTTTGTGGTAGCTGAATGtgtaaagacaaaatgtaatgtttgcTGCATTATGGTCTAAAATGCaagaatttgttgtttttttgctcccCTTTCAGCAACTGTCAATGCCTCAGCACATTAAGATTAATGTCTCCCGGAAAACCTTGTTTGAGGATTCATTCCAACAggtaattattttaatatactttcttctttttgtcagTTGTCTGTTTAACTCTAAGAAACCCTTGTTGCAAGGGGCTTGGGATCTTTAGGGGAGATGGCAGGAAGACAGTGGGTGCCACATAGAATAAGTATACATCACCTGAAAGCTGGAAAActgaagattcatttgagttgtTTTGGTTAGGTGCCTGTTTAGATCTTGAAAAAATTGtgtaaaaggatttttttttctttaaaatgataGTGAGCACTTCTCTTATGGAATTTGCgtagaaacccccttattgtcaatatgcTTAGGGAGgccatacatcctctgaatgttcTAGGTCtatagtttgtggttgtaaagttttacGAGactgattatcctagaggtcacaacaggtcattttatacattgaggtcaagtaaaaaaaaaatagctctcAGTACAATGAAAATGCTTCTCTGGGAACTAACATCATCTCTCTATAATAGAATTCAGCTTGAATTGAGAAGTGTCTCAGCTTTTTTTAGGCATACCCAATTTtacaattccaagactgttttgGGACTCAAGTATGCAGAAGTATTCAAATGCAATAGGTGGAGTATGAGAAGAACTGCATGGTTTCAGCTCCAAACTGCATAGGATAAGCTTAAATGTGTCATGTCAATAAAGGGGAGACTCGTGGGTACCTATGAAACCCATTTCATTCAGATACCTTGATGTGAGAGGTCAGAGGACCCCTTTGAAACTATTtactagtttatttatttttttatttttttatttcacctaTCTTTGAATTGTTACTTAGCCATTTCCCTAGCGAGCATGACTCCGATGGTTCCAATGCATGCCTTAGGTTgtgtagtttcatatgatatgatATCAATATCTTCACGCATAATAATATCTAGCTCCAAAACTCACAAAAGAGTCTCTCAGAAATAGTAATGTCAGCCAAGATAGGCTAACACTATTGTCTTGTTAATGTTTGAGGTGGGTGATTGTTCTTATTCTTTGTCTCGTTCAAAGATCATGAGCTTCCACCCTCAAGACCTGAGGCGGAGACTGTGGATTATTTTCCCCGGAGAGGAAGGTTTGGACTACGGAGGTGTGGCCAGGTAATGtcaactgattttattttttgtacagtTGTGTCGTATTGAATCACTCCTTAGGCGTGTTTTGTTCtcatttgtatcattttgtcaccaCCCTTGCCTTACATAACCTGCTGTACTAACAGCCGCACAAAATATAATTTGAGATTTTAAAGTCCTGCTCAACAAGGTTTTTAAACATCCTCAACCAGTATGACCACTTCCaagtaattgtttgtttgttgtgtttttaaatacagGGAATGGTTCTTCTTGCTGTCTCATGAAGTACTGAACCCCATGTACTGTTTGTTTGAGTATGCTGGCAAAGACAACTATTGTCTGCAGATCAACCCTGCCTCCTACATCAACCCTGATCACCTCAAGTACTTCAAGTTCATAGGACGCTTCATTGCCATGGTATCTGCACTATTACTTAGTGTGCGATCAGTATTTGAACTCAATATAATGACATGATTACTTTGGCCCACAAGAtgaattgtgtttgtgtggcaaaatgaacaataatcaTGTGTTATTCATGTAATATTGTTTACATTCCTCTTTAAAATGAA
Coding sequences within:
- the itcha gene encoding itchy E3 ubiquitin protein ligase a encodes the protein MKAQLQVTVLSAKLKENKKNWFGPSPYVEVAVDGQSKRTEKCNNTHSPKWKQAVTVIVTPVSKLIFRVWSHQTLKADILLGMAILEISETLKANDLKLCEVVQTLQLCSDRDPRDVVGDLSVCLDGMQVDAETFAAAEKEHVVVPNGNAKQNGDAGNRSSRDTSPSSDSEEWVIVPNGHAVNGTASPSRSPGGSNSLRPPRPARPPPPMPHRPAASPTSSSSSSPSELSEGPASDGSSQASASGCSNQQDDSAAGAAGSSQTAGGPKPGTSAPAAPATTTPRVAPMSNGPLPPGWEQRVDQNGRVYYVDHIEKRTTWERPDPLPTGWERRVDPMGRVYYVDHITRTTTWQRPTQESVRNYEEWQHQRSQLQGAMQQFNQRFIYGLQDQLAATANKEFDPLGPLPHGWEKRTDTNGRVYFVHHPTRTTQWEDPRTQGLLNDKPLPEGWEMRFTVDGIPYFVDHNRRTTTYIDPRTGKSSLENGPQITYVRDFKAKVQYFRFWCQQLSMPQHIKINVSRKTLFEDSFQQIMSFHPQDLRRRLWIIFPGEEGLDYGGVAREWFFLLSHEVLNPMYCLFEYAGKDNYCLQINPASYINPDHLKYFKFIGRFIAMALFHGKFIDTGFSLPFYKRILNKPLALKDLESIDPEFYNSLIWIKDNNIEECGLEMFFSVDKEILGEVTTHELKPDGGNIQVTEENKEEYIRLVAEWRLSRGVEEQTQAFFEGFNEVLPQQYLQYFDAKELEVMLCGMQEIDLVDWQRNTIYRHYARSSKQILWFWQFVKEMDNEKRMRLLQFVTGTCRLPVGGFADLMGSNGPQKFCIEKVGKENWLPRSHTCFNRLDLPPYKSYEQLKEKLMFAIEETEGFGQE